acaaatattcTATAACCAATGGCTTACGCTTATGTTTCTATCAGGAAATAGACGGGAAAAATTACAGGGTAATTAGCTCAggaaattgaattataaaagaGAACCAATAATCCTAAGATACGTGTTTTGTATTTGTAAGAAACAAATTTCTCTCAAGGATAAAGTCggtaacaaaaatagaaaaaaaaaaacttaaatgtaACTCAATGTTTATAAATCGTTAGGTTGGCAACATAATTAAAGAATGAAGTCAGACAAAGGGAAGAATAGTTACATCGTTCATTGTCAAGAGGCCTGAGAACTTCGCCAATGATCTGCCCAACACTTTGAAGAGACTTCAAATCATCTTCTGTTTTATTGAACTCTTTCTTTGAAGCACGCAAATTTTCCCTCACTGTAATTTGTGTTTTCAAGGTCAGTAAGTCACCAGACTAATCTTATAAGGATTCAAGtccatcatatatatatataagacaaAGTAAAGGAGTTGTGGCATCATAAAggaaaaatttaatgaaacttGCCATAAAATCATGAGCTACAGAGGATTTccatttttttgaaacaatacaGAAAACAGATTGTGGTTTATCCATCAGTAACAATGCTAAAGATATAACAACGTTGTCCTCTCTGACTAAGAACCGTGTCAATATTTCATCACTCGACTAGGAATTCACTTATTTCATCAAAAGAACCCTATTTGATTATAACAATAGATCCAGTTGATGAAGAAACCCTAGTTCCAAAAAGATGACGTAAAATAATCACAAACAAATTTCTTCTAGGTCAGACTCTCAACTCAACCTCACCGCATAATTATTgtcccagaaaaaaaaaaaaaaaaactaaccaaGGAATATAATAGGGTTGTCCGAAGTCAAGCAAATCTATAAttacaaaaccctaaaactatGAGGATCGAGTAtaagtgaaaattaaaagcatGGTGTAACTGCAGAGGCTAttaaaagtgagagaaaaacgATAGACAAACCGGATCGGACTCTGGATTCCAGTTCCTTGTGCTGAAGAAGTTTCTTTCTATACTCCGCAACCGCATTACGGCGTCGTAGGGCATCCTCTGCGTCGGCCATCGCTGTTGCGCTTCAAAAtcgaaagaaggaagaaagagtgAGGTTTGTTAGAAGAACTCGGACGCCGAAGCAGAACGGAGTAGCTCGAGTTATGTTGTGACTAAGGAAGCCTAAGCTGGTACGTAAAGTGACGCAATTTTAGTATTTTACAACTAACCCCCTGTATTTTTAACTAAACCACAAAATTACCATTCCTcctactaaaatttaaatttcaaataaataatttgtcactggccagttttttttattgaaaaaaaaatagtattgtTTGCTCGATTTATAggaattgaatttattatttattataaaataattatacaggATAATTTGGacatttttattactttggACTATTGTGATCtatataatattacaattttttaggTTGTATATAAGTAATCGGAAGTTTTTGCtagaattattattaattgaatttagtGAAATTTTCAGCCCAATAGTCTagttggagaaaaaaaaaatagtaaacacTTAAACATGTAGcgttgttgttttttctttttgataacTAGTATTTGTCATCATCAATCAATACTACCaaggagataaaaaaattaaattcatttattggTTCAATAACATTATAATCATAAGTTCAATTCAACTTTTATTCctatttctataaattaaaattggaaacaGTTGATACTGTTATCCCTCACGTTTGAGAATCACAAAAGACCGGAATTTTTAGAAATTTGTTGCTTACACAAGTTTAACATAGTTTTCATGTTGAGTAGTATACACTTCCCAAAAAAACAAATCCTAATacaaacataaacacacacataaaaataaaaaaaaataataaaaaaaaaaacttaatatttagacaacataaATTAgacataatttaataataaattgttatgtctttttaaaaaaagaaaaaaatccttGACGAATTTGTGAATGAGTTCAATTATCTACAAGCCTTGAGTGTCAGGTACTGAATCGACCCATATACCCATCCCAGTAACAAAATATccattctaaattttttaaattatttttttattcttatatgcCAGTATGAATCGTGTCAAAATTTAATAAGGAAATATAAACTCACTCCGAAATCAAGTtccaacaattttaattatgttttcctttattttctttcacctACATAGATAATGATACATAtcgtatgttttttttatcagcaaataGATATTGAATGTGTGCCTTCAAaggttatttataaaaaaacattgagCTCATTATCATAAAGCTGATCCGACCATAAAGTCGGCACCATCGAAAAAATATATGTACCAACCTAAACCTAATTGAGTTTTATCCTAGTATTTGCTTGGATGCTCTGGTAAGACAGATAAGTACTACTATTAGATGTGCAGTATTTCCAACAAACTCTAATTTTTCGTTAGATAAAAGACAATTCTAATGAGTTTAAATTGATGTTAAACTCACTAAATAAAGAGTAATAGCCACTTCATTCAACCCATTTTACATTGATTTGAACTAACAATGAACGAGTGCGTGTCCAAAAGAGTGCAAGAGACTTCATCGCATTCGTATGGTATTAAAGAACATTTGGATATACAATTCATTCTCACCGAACCGAACGAATCTCGTTTTCCTGTGGAATCAATATACAATTTAACAGATAAGTACCTAACGTGGGTTAATTTAATGTCTATTGCCTAGACTTCCGTAAAACTTCCTTCAGAACCAATGCAATTCTCTGTGACATATGGTGCTCCATAAACCTCTCTTTCACCCTCTCATATCCTTTCTTTCCCATGGTCAGCCTCTTCTCAACATGAGTTGCCAATTTCACAATGTTCTTTGCCAGAGGTGTCACGCCGTCTTTTCCAGCAGGATGCAGCAAACCGGTTGTCCCATTCACCACAATCTCCATCGTGCCTCCAGCTGCAGTTCCCTGGAAAAGTTTTTAATGGACAAACAAGTTACCAAAagaaagataacaaaaataGACAAGCACATACACGtttgcaaaaataaaagaaaacaacaaatatacGAGCACACACAAGTTTGCAACTGTATAGATTCCCAAACTGCAGTAAGCAAGTTGAAACAGTTGGAAGGCAAAAGTATATCCTCTCCGATCGAAAATACAAGCAAACTTAACTAATGTTTGCACTGATCAAGAAAGTTAATTAGCGTtgtttaattttactaattacatccaaagaaaatctttttttcttaaagtattCTTTATTGAAATGATATCAAGAGGATATTCATGGATTGATATATCATCAAACAGGATGAAAGTAGTTCATATTTACTAATATTTGagtccaacatttttttttgttgcttgtAAGTTGTAATTGAATCGAATGGAGTAGATAACTGATTTAGCAGATAATCACAAACATTTTACTATACACgtgataataaatttaaaataaaaagcataaTTAAACATCAATATCGTGAAACAACTAAAACTTCTCGTGCTCTAATTGAAATCACCAGCAGTTGACTACGAACAAAAGCTACCTCCGACTGCAAACAGCACTGACAGTACACGTTAGCCCAGCACTGGTAGTATACTAGCTTCCTAATTTACTAAATATCACTTTCTtgataaaaattacttatataaaGCCATACACTAAAATATAATTCTCCCCGATTTCAATGACCACAGAAGCCTACCTTGAAAGCAATTTCGATAACTAAAAGGTGGAGGTAGAAGATTTAGCAAATTGGTAGCAATGAAGTGACAATGGTTGACAAATTCAGTTGAACAGTGCAAAGGGTGAAACTTTTGTTAACATAAGTTATCCCCgtatttttttctaatgttaGGGTTGAGCAGAAAGCTGTTTTGTGTTGTATCTATCTGTAACCTAGCATCTTAgggtttattttttctatttcccTAAGCTTTTGTTGTAAGCTAGTTAAGATctcttaaaatgttttttctcaCATTTGTCAAAGATATGGTCATATTATAATACATAAGTGGATGTAACTCTCACTTTATAAGTaagttttataaagttaagAACGGTGTGTTATGATCCCTTATTGACCAAAGGTAAaacaaattatagtatatatatgGATGCATACCTTATTATAGAAACTGATTTTCTGTGATCAAGTTAGGCTTAATTTCTAAGATTATAAAAGAGATTTCAGACAAGTGAATAAACAAACTAACAAAGTAAAGAATCATATAAAACTGGATGAAGAGTACAGAACTAGACACATATAACTGGAAAGGTCATATCGACAAGGCCACTATAGTATGTACTAAAACAAATACCAGTACAGGCAGGCGAAATGCCATTGCTTCAATGGTTATCCTTCCAAAACATTCTCCCCGTCCCTGATATGAAGAGAAGCACATTAATTAATGAATCCCAAAAACCAAAGTACAGAACATAAAACACTACAAATAAAATCTTCAAGTCCCTACTGAAGTCTGACTTTATATGttatgaaagtaaaaaatagatCGATGAATGAATAAGAATCTTGCTATGAGCAGAAAGATTACAAATTAAGGATTTTTACCATTGATCTATATTTTTACTATCCTTTTGCAGTTATATTGCtactttcctttttcaaaacaacaaaTGCAATATATATTCGTTTCATAATCAACTCAACAGAGTATATATCAGTGGATACCTGAGAATTCTGAACAAGAACATCAATAGAAGCCAGGTAAGGAGCCACAGCCAAGGTTTTGTTCACAAAGTGAACACGGTCCTGAATCTTGTTCTCAATAACAAATTTGCGCAGTTGCATTTCATACTTTGTCTGAGCACTAAAATCACTCCCCACTACTACAGCATGCAAAGATGGCAACTGGAGTTTCTTCTCCTGGATGAGTTGCAAACTTTCATAAAAGGCTTTAAGAAATAGATCCTGCCCTTTACCACGAGAAACACCTGCAATAATATCACCCTAGGGCTCAGATTGTAGACTGGTAAAAAGATTGTCAACATGGATACAATacaagtgtgtgtgtgtgtacgtATTTGTGTGTGTACAATGAATAGGGAAGGGTTAAATTAGAGCacagaacaaaaagaaaaggtaaactACAAATTACAACAAACAATATGTTAACTGGGTAACATACCTTGCTAACAAAACTAGTCCAATGAACTAAAATGAATACTGATAATGATCATTAAGGAGAGAAATCATACTATTTATGATGGCAAAAAGTAGATCATCATTTCTCACTCCAAGAGATTCACGAACATGCTCACGTAGAACCCTCTTTGCTACACTATCTTCTGCAACTTCCATAAGCTCCTTGCTATTTCCAAGATGTACAACAAAGGTTTCAGGCATGTTAAGCCTATAAAGTTGGATCAAAGCGTAGAGTTAGAAACTTGACTCAAATTATAGCTCCAACACAGAACAGGTAGCATTAAAAAGCTATCAAATGATGTCAGAAGCATACTTTAAACCCTCCTTAGTCCTATTCTTCCAGTATTCTGCAGTTGTATGTGAATCAATCATGGCACCTGCAACAAAAGGGAGGTGCTTAACATATTCCATGTCGAAATAATGCCCTCGCATTTCATGAATCCACCATAAAACCTTTGGAAGCACACGTGCAACTTTTTCCCTGAGAACGGCATCCAGCCACTTCCCAGCTACAGCCGTGTTTAGAATGACTATATCTGCTTTAAGAGCTGTATCTATAGCCTTTTCACCTTTGGCAGAGAAGACCTAAGAGGAGTCAAACATGTAAATAAAGGATGCACTTAGAAGTCCAATGACACATGGATACAAAATGCTGGTCTAGACATTTATTACATGTCAGAACTAATAGCAAACTCAATCAATTCATGAAACAGAAGAAACGGGTGCAGAAAAAGTCCTCTCTTTatcaaatttttgaagaaataaatgCTAAATTGAAATTGTGTAAAGATATTTGAACAAGTTTACAATAGCATATACATGTTCTAGAATCTCTAGTGGATATATGTCTATAGCCAGTTATAAGGTTAATAGGAATAGTAGATTAATTACATGTACTTTTGTAGTTTAAATACATGCTTGCTCCTATAGTTTACctagattttgttttttgtacaTATATAGATGAATACacatatagatatagatatatctATGTGTGTGTGGGGTGTGTGCGTGttttaaaaatggttttttGCTTCCTGTAATTCCATTCCATTTAGGATTTGATCTCTGCTACTAGTAGTGCCGCAGCAGGCCACCATCCATACACTTCAAGAGACAACtatcaaaacaaatttcaataaaCTATAGCGACCAAAAtccaaacaaaatgaaattatagGGATCAAAAagaaatctttcaaaatatagggaccaaaaccaaaatcaagaaaaacttagggaaacaaaaacatattttaacttaatctcACTAAATATTTGTTATTCGCAGACTATTGATGCACACAGATTTACAATATGTGTGTGTGCGTCTAtctatacatacatacacacacacccatacatatatagagagagacACACACGTACATTCACCTCAAAGGACTTTCAATTACAGTTCTATAAATTGCTACGAATTAAatgtaaagagaaaaataggagaATATTATCAATTAAAGTTTAACTTGAACATACCAATGGGAGAGGGACATATCGTTACAACCAGTAACTGAATTACATATTGAGCACTCGGTCTGGCTCCCCATGATTTACTCTGGAGCTACGTGACTGTATAGTACGCACATGTTTTTGAATCATATAATACACAGTTTAGTTGAGTTTGAGAGTAGGTTATAAGTGAATCCCTGAATCTCTTGTAGTAGGTGTATGCGTTTAGGGTAGTTATCAAGTTCATCCCATTTATTTGGTGTTGCATATTAGTTTGCATGATACTCGTCTCCCCCATCATGTAAATGCATGTTGTATTGATTTGTACAACAATCTAATTCAATGAATCACTCAATGATTTTCTATGACACTACCCTTTTCTACCTTCAGTTCCATGACATGAGGTCACACCTAATGATACATACACCATTATCACCAAAATAACACCACTAAGAGGGAAAGTAAATCACCTGCACTCCTCTgtccaacaatttattttcCAAACTGTAAACGACCTCATCAGGTTCCGCCGGTTTACGGTTGGTGATCCAAACAACTTCAGAACCAACGCCTCTCAACAGAAACGCCAACTCCATCATCAATAAAGGCCCGCCTGTAAGTGAATccagtccattttttttttcatctcacaacgaaaaattaaaaaaagaaatagaaaaaacgAGACTCAGTTTTGCACGTGACAAAGAACCTGAAAGAGATAGCTCATGTGATACCATGAGAACTAGCTTCGACTTCATGAAATTTAGAGGACTCGAAGCTGCATTTCCGACTTGGACGGATGAACGAATCTGTTTATCCTGTGCAAGATTAAAACTACTAACGTTGCAGGAATCGGAGTTGGTAGCTCTCATTAAGAGCACTGTCACAGTCGACACGGACAAAAATGCTGCCAAAATTATCGGCCACCGCTTCTTCGCCATTGCCACGGAATGCTTCGCCATTGTTCTTCCCaacttttgcaatctttaaaTTCCCATTGTATTTCTGATTCTAGGGTTTACGCTCGGTGTCGATTGATTCGAGGTACGATTGCAAACTTGGTCGCAACCTGGTTTAGGAATCACGAGGACTTCTCTCTTCTACTTCCAGATCACAGTTAAACTGAACTGATACACTGTCTTGATCTTCTCGCCGTGATGGGGGCGAAGAAATGTACGGGCTAAAACTCAAACCAACCCCTTCAGAATGGGCTTATATCTCGCAACAAGCCCAAACCAATTTAGATTTAGAATCAAAATACTTCAGTCTTAGATACTACGAACGAtagaagtaaaataaatatttttaggtATAACAGGTCTtaattaatgtcaaatttaatctcttgaataattgtttattttaattaaaaattgggTAAACAAACCATCTCATCTTTAGAGAGACGTTGCCCGTTATGGTTAACCTCTCATTACTATGGTTAGAATTGGGAGTTTATAACAGAATAAAAGGCTTAATTTTGTAGATAGACTCATTTTATAACATACTCCAAAAAAGGCCTCTCAAATCTTTTGAACATTCaagttattcattttaaacaatatGAACAAAGACTCTTTACTCTATCAAATTGGGTCAACCTCTATATAATTGAATCTACGTTCGAGATAGCACGACTTCTTTTTCACATTTGATCAAGCATCTACTCGACACAATAAAGCATTCCAAGACAAATTATTGGGTTTTATAATCTTCTTGACACtgaaaagaacaaataaaatttgtacGATTAAACATAGAATATAGTCAAATTTGAAGTCGGTAAAACCTGAAATATCatatctttttttcatttttaattcagGTTAAAACACTTTATCATACTATttgtacaaaaattttaaatgaaatttcataGTTTTATTGGTCTTAATTGAGTgccaattttttaaatatataacaattttaagtactaccaatattaataaatgacaCGTATgagtttatagttttttatttttctatttattttattttaaaaatgttgtaGATCTCAAGTCAACGTTTCATATGTCAAATTATTGTAAAACTCAATTTGATTTtcatattgattattttaatttattttagtcacatttattttaaattgaatactTTAATCCCTTTTTAAACCatgttacatttaattttttatacaaatattatattaatatttttattaaatattttgaagaagATTAAACTTATTTCagtttatacttaaaaaattattctaattttgtttggAAATTTTAAGTGTAtctatattcatattttatcatatcaaattctaattttactttcatttgaatttgtatttcaaataattatatatatttataaatttacatttcaaataattctataacaatatatatcaataatttatgTTATGTTAGAGTTAGTTTACATATAACCATTTTAGAAATACAAATGtaaaatgtaacatcccaaacaTTTTGCtttcacaaatttataattaagaaattacataatttaaaataaagtttcatttttttttaatttcattaaacaaaaatatctaatgttttacaaaaatttgaaaaggaaaaccTAGACTAAAAAATAATCTCAAATATCTTCAGCAACTATACTATCATGTATTCTCgtgtataaaatatgattattacatATAGAAATCACAATAACCAAAATAGAAATAcatcaattataatatagtCAGGTATTTCAACACCGTATATTTTCATCATTAGTCTCATATAATCAATCACAAAGTATGTTGTCTCAAATGACAATTTAATGGTGTCATCACATGTTCAAATTTATAATCACACATTCAAAATGTGTCATTACAACAATTTATAGTGAGTAGTGATCTTATCATCAAAAAGTGATTCATAACTTATCAACAACCACTCATCATTAAAGCAATCATCCTTTTTACTTTCCTCATGTCACTTCTCATCAATCTATTCGAAAATGTTTTTGACAAAGTTCACCTTCcaatataattaaacataattattccTCATCAGCTTTCATTCGTTACCACACAAAAGTATATGTTAATGTTTCAAAACAAACACGTATTAACATGTCATCACAATCTTACCAAATATTATTCACTCCACAATTTAGATTTGTATAATACAATAaatcacatataaaaaaaagaaaaatgtaaactccttttaaaataatacaccTCACataatttacttattatttatcTCCTTTAAAACTTTCTCCTTTATTATTTGATCTgtcattgtttttattaaaactctttTCCTAAACTTTATTCGTATATATTTACAAGCCTAATATATTTAAggaaaatattatgttttatcattataatttaacAACAGTGTATAAGGATATCCCACAGTATCTAATCATATTTCAAAGTACTCTTCAAATTtgtaacaatataataatatctaaaatataaacatgaaacaatatccaataatattttttataactaaataattatacaccgaatcaatttttttataaaatatttcaaaataaaacaattccATTAAGTTATAACTAATAAACAATTCAATTCTTCACTTGAAGTATTTAATCATACCTATGTTTTCAGTTATAGAATctcacataaaaatttaaaaaaattttagaaaatttttaaaaaagtatatttgaaattttaaaacaaaatttaaataaagtttaatatagaatataaatttaaataaacttaatattgtaaaaaataataataaaatatcaattttaataaaatataattataatatttatataaaatttaattctattttcagtttgtaaataaacaaaattgtccagttttaaaaaaaaaaatgaaatcaaaattgagtaaaattaatgaattcgagaccaaattaaaattcaaataattagtatatatgTGGCAACTTTACatatgacaaataaaaaaactataaactatTATACGTATTTAACTTTGTTAATACAGTAATGGAAAAGATTTaattgttacatttttttataaaattctaattgaggttaattaaaatatagaaatctAGTTAATATTTTCGAATAAATATAATGACCAActaagtatttaaatatttaatttaatattaatattattctataCAACATTTTTAATGTGGTGCAAATATAAGGTTTTTTTAGGAAATGTGTCTAACGCATCTTATGCATTCCCATTGATTTTCAACCTTTACTAAGGTTTGTTTGAAGTTTTAGGTCAAAGTCAAATCATCCCTTGTTGGGCTTGTTGTAGAATCCATCGGGCTTAATTCAAAACCAAAAGGACCCGTCATCTGTGAGTTGCAACGGCAGCGTTCCCAATTTTCCGAAGAGCGGAAATGTTGATTCGACGATTACCTTGGTCAGCGATTTCTGTCGCCACACTATTGCCATGTCGTTCCGGTGGTTCAAATGGACTTCGCATTCCCGTTCGCAAGCAACTTAACTCTTCTCCTTACCCCTTCTGCTATAGCTCCGGCATCAATCTCCCTCCACAACCGGTAATTTCGTTTTCACGCCACGCCTAAGGTTTTTTCGATGTAATATTTATTGCACCACTCACCTAATTTGAGTTTCCACTCGCAGGGTCACGAAACGGATATTCGTCACTCGCAATCTCTAAAACCCGGTCTTTACCTTGTTGGAACACCGATCGGAAATCTCGAAGATATCACTCTGAGGTACGAAACATCCAAGTCTTAATTTTCCTCGTTCCAATCTGGCGTTTAAGTTTAACTCTGCATTTGTTTGACGAGCACGGGCAGGGCTCTTCGCGTGCTGAATTCAGCTGATGTTATACTCTCGGAGGACACGAGACATTCGGGGAAGTTGCTTCATCACTATAACATCAAAACGCCTCTCGTAAGTATCGTCCAATAGCAACGTGTGATTACTTTCCAATTTGCGTGTTCTGATGCGCTTTTGTAGTTCTTCAGATGAGTTATCACAAATACAACGAATCGCAAAGGGAACAGGTTGTGCTGAGGAGGCTGAAGCAGGGTGATATTGTGGCTCTTATAAGTGATGCTGGAATGCCAGGCATCAGTGATCCGGGTATGGAGTTGGTAAGTGTGTTTTTGCTGGCAAATTTGTTGTTGTCGACGgggttttacatttttttccgTGGCGAACACATTTTTCCCTAATTTCTTGATAATGCGGAAAATTGCAGACAAGTGCGTCTACAATTTCTTTCCCGACCTTTGTTGACAACAATAAATTTGCCATGAAAGTTGTAGCTGAGGACCTTTTTTTTAGAACCTTAGTTGTGAATATTCCTATATATGTCTCTTAAGTGTCTGTTTGATGATGTAGAggatttctttaataaaaaattgcagGCAAAATTGTGTGTTAGTGAGAATATCCTGGTTGTGCCAATCCCTGGTCCTTGTGCTTTGGTGTCGGCTCTTTCTGCCTCGGGCTTACCTACTGATGAATTCACATTCGGT
This DNA window, taken from Vigna radiata var. radiata cultivar VC1973A chromosome 5, Vradiata_ver6, whole genome shotgun sequence, encodes the following:
- the LOC106759964 gene encoding uncharacterized protein LOC106759964 yields the protein MLIRRLPWSAISVATLLPCRSGGSNGLRIPVRKQLNSSPYPFCYSSGINLPPQPGHETDIRHSQSLKPGLYLVGTPIGNLEDITLRALRVLNSADVILSEDTRHSGKLLHHYNIKTPLMSYHKYNESQREQVVLRRLKQGDIVALISDAGMPGISDPGMELAKLCVSENILVVPIPGPCALVSALSASGLPTDEFTFVGFLPKHSGSRKKRLMVSADQTTTQIFYVPPHKLSQFLDESSSIFGDARKCVIAREMTKLHEEFWRGTLGEAKEVFSIRQVKGELTILIQGQANSKVEPPSDIELESELRELISSGESLSMAVKLVTGKTSVSRKTIYSLALRKFGKQLEVEDDSN
- the LOC106762741 gene encoding uncharacterized protein LOC106762741: MAKHSVAMAKKRWPIILAAFLSVSTVTVLLMRATNSDSCNVSSFNLAQDKQIRSSVQVGNAASSPLNFMKSKLVLMVSHELSLSGGPLLMMELAFLLRGVGSEVVWITNRKPAEPDEVVYSLENKLLDRGVQVFSAKGEKAIDTALKADIVILNTAVAGKWLDAVLREKVARVLPKVLWWIHEMRGHYFDMEYVKHLPFVAGAMIDSHTTAEYWKNRTKEGLKLNMPETFVVHLGNSKELMEVAEDSVAKRVLREHVRESLGVRNDDLLFAIINSVSRGKGQDLFLKAFYESLQLIQEKKLQLPSLHAVVVGSDFSAQTKYEMQLRKFVIENKIQDRVHFVNKTLAVAPYLASIDVLVQNSQGRGECFGRITIEAMAFRLPVLGTAAGGTMEIVVNGTTGLLHPAGKDGVTPLAKNIVKLATHVEKRLTMGKKGYERVKERFMEHHMSQRIALVLKEVLRKSRQ